From the Odocoileus virginianus isolate 20LAN1187 ecotype Illinois chromosome 20, Ovbor_1.2, whole genome shotgun sequence genome, the window GGTCATAGCTGGAAAgggagctggaatcaagagtatTTTCATTCGTTTTCATATGAGATGACTCTGTGTGGGCTGATGAGAATGACCCAGTTCAGAGAGGGAAGCTGAAGGTgcaacagagagagaggagaactATGAGATAGTGGCCTGGAATGGGCACAGTTGTGTTGGGaaagcagagggcagggagggtcTATGGGGCAGTGGGGGTCTGTGGACATTcactttctattaattttttttttttcctacaaaataagaagaaaggagggagtttcatggtggtccagaggttaggactctgtgcttccaccccTTCAGGGGgaactggttggatccctggttagggGAAACTAACTAAGAACCTGCATGTCGcaccatgcagccaaaaataaataagaagaagcAAGGAAAGAGTGAAAAGGTGGAAGGAAGTGTAATGTGTTGGAGGTTAGGGGAGAAGGTGTGAAATAGCTATCTATAGAGAGGAAGAGCTAGTGGATAAAAGAAATGTAATCTGATTGCCAGACAGCACTGCAGGCACGCTTGAGTGTCAAGTTCACAAGCTTGAAGTGGAGCCGGCCAGTGGAGTTGTGTGTTGTTCTTCAGCTGCTTTAAACCGTGTGAGTACAGGCACAGGTAAGTGGAGGGCTTGGATTTAACCAGGTCACGCGTGGGAGGAAGCCAGAGGAGGCCAGGGTGTATGCAAAGAAATGTTTGCAATGATTAACCGAGGAACTTAAGCTGGATAAAGAAGAATTGAGCattgatggggtgggggtgggtagggaTAAAGGATGGGAGATCACAGTGGGTTGGCAGGACTGTGGAGGGTCTAGGGCGCTGGAGGGAGAGAGCTGGAAAGAGAGAAGGTGATGACTGGAGAGTGAGAAGCCTGAGATGGAGGCTCTGAAGGGGCCATTGTTACTGTGACAAGCGTAGGTGCAACCACAGGAAAGAGGGGCTAGGACagctggtcagggaacaagagaGGCCTGGATGGTATAAGGAAGGATCATCAACCTGGATGTGGAAATCACCCAGAATGTTGATAAGAGCGACCTGAGTGGCAATGAGCCTAGAGCTAAAATCATGGAGAAGTGATGAGCAGTCATCTGGGTCACCAGATGATGCTGACAAGGTGACAAACGATCAACCCTGATGAGCTGGGGCGTGTCGGGGAGGACGGAGGGAAAATGATCTGAAAACAGCTCCAAGGAGCAAGATGTACCCCCTTGGAAGGGTCACAGGACAGCTGGGTTCTGGTTAGAGCAAGAAGGTGACAAGAATGTTCAGCGAAGAGATTGAGGAAATGGATTTTGCTGAAGGATAGGTCACGGATTCCAAAGGCCAGAGAGTTGGGACCCCTGGGGGATGGAGCGGAAATGGTTTCCCTCTTGGTGGGTTTCTCTCACAGGTCTTCAGTGAGCCTATGGTCATATGTAAGGAGCTCAGCCTGACCCAAGCGCACCGGCCAGAGCAGGAAGCCGTGGTTAGCAGCCCTCGTGGGCTTATGATCAGGCTTAGGGATTTGTTGCTCAAGGGGGAAAGATGGGGAGGAACCAGTCGCCGTCTGGAGCCAAGTGGAAGGAACCAGATGCCGAGTTTCTTGGAGCTGGCAGCCTCCCGGTCGCCCGTGTACCTAGTGAGGTCACGGTCAAGCCGCAGAGGACTTGCGTCCTGGAAGGAGAGCTGGAGGGAGGCCAGGCTGCCCTAACCCGCCGACTCCTCTCTATCTGCAGGACTCTGGCGGCCGGAGATGGGCGCCCGGCCCTCGCGGCGGCGACGGCTGCCCGTGGAGCCGCCCATAGCCTTGGACGCGCTGCCCCCGGAGCTGCTCGTGCAGGTGCTGAGCCACGTGCCCCCGCGCGCGTTGGTGATGCGCTGCCGCCCGGTGTGCCGCGCCTGGCGCGACGTGGTGGACGGGCCCACCGTCTGGCTGCTGCAGCTGGCCCGCGACCGCAGCGCGGAGGGCCGCGCCCTCTATGCGGTGGCCCAGCGCTGCCCGCCCAACAGCGAGGATGAGGAGGAGTTCCCGCTCTGCGCCCTGGCGCGCTACTGTCTGAGGGCGCCGCTAGGCCGCAACCTCATCTTCAACTCCTGCGGAGAGCGTGGGTGCCGGGGGTGGGGccgaggggcgggggcggggccaggggtgGGACGGAGGAGACCCCGGGGATGGGCGGGCGGGGCCTGGAGCCAAGGGACGTGGTCCTTGAGAAACTGGGTGGGCGAGGCCAGGGAGGAGCTGGGGAAGAGACAGACTGAATGGGAGGAGCCAGGGACCGTGGGTagtggtgttcagtcgctcactcctgtccaactgtttgcggtcccatggaccgcaggacgccaggcttccctgtcctccatcatctccggagcttgctcaaactcacgtccattgagtcgatgatgccatccaaacatctcgtcttacgacgtccccttctcctcctaccttcagcctttcccagcatcagggtcttatccaatgagtcggcttttcgcatcaggtggccaaagtattgaaacttcagtgGAGGGAGTACAGATTGGTTGGCAAGACAGAGGAGAAGGCGCCAAGGGGCGGAGCAGAGGTGACGCTCTGCTGGAACTGTAGactcagttgttgttcagtcgctaagtcgtgtccaactcattgcgaccccgtggactgcagcacgccaggcttccctgtccttcaccatcttctggaatttgctcaaacttgagtcggtgacgctatccaaccatctcatccactgtcgtccccttctcctcctgccctcaagctttcccagcatcagggttttcccggtgagttggctcttcccattaggtggccaaagtattggagcttcagcatcagtccttccaatgaatattcagggttgatttcctttaggattgactggtttgatcttcttgcagtccaagggactctcaagagtcttccccagcaccacaactcgAAAACATGAaatcttcagctctcagccttcttatggttcaactctcacatccatacatgattactggaaaaaccatagctttgattatacggacctttgtcagaaagtgatgtctctgctttttaatacacatagcttttctttcaaggagcaagcgtcttttaatttcctggccaTAATCACCATCCGTgatgattttggaggccaagaaaacaaaatctgccactgtttccacttttcccccatttatttgctatgaagtgatgagactggatgccatgatcttagttttttttttttttttaatgttgagttttaagccagcttattcactctcctctttcactctcatcaaaaggctctttagttcctcttcgctttttgccattagagtggtatcatctgcatatcagaggttgttgatatttctcccagaaatcttgattccagcttgtgattcatccaacccagcatttcacatgatgtactctgtatagaagttaagtaagcagagtgacaatatacagccttgatgtagtcttttcccagttttgaaccagtctggtttcatgtctggttctaactgttgcttcttgacctgcatacatgtttctaaggaggcaggtaaagtggtctggtattcccatctttttataatttccactgtttgttgtcatccacacagtcaaaggctttagtgtagtcaatgaagcagaagtagatgtttttctggaattcccttgctttttctatgatccactgggtgttggcaatttgatctctggttcctctgccttttctaaatccagcttgtatatctgaaagtttttggttcacatactgttgaggcctaacttgagggattttgagcattaccttgatagCTTGGGAGTAGAGTGGATTGTGCAGTACAATTGTGTGgggcagttgtgcggtagtttggacATTAACTTTGGCAATGctcttccttgggattggaatgaaaactgaccttttccagtcctgtggccactgctgagttttccaaatttgctggcataatgagtgcagcactttaacggcatcatcttttaggatttgaaatagctcagctggaattccatcacctccactagcttcgttcatagtgatgcttcctaaggccattcgacttcacactccagatttctggctctgagtgaccacaccattgtggtttccCAGTCATTAAGAcccttttttgtatatttcttctgtgcattcttgccacctcctcttaatctcttttgcttctattaggtctttatgGTTTCCATCCCATCCTTGAATGAAATGTGCCCTTTGTAtccaaatttcttgaagagatctctagtctcttctattctattgttttcctctatttctttgcattgttcacttaaaaaggctttcttacctcACCTTGCTGTTCTTTGATACTCCGCATTCAAATaagtatctttccctttctcctgtgTGTTTCGCTTCTCTTCTCCTCTAagctcagacaaccactttgccttcttgcatttctttttgtttgggaTCGTTatggtcactgcttcctgtacaatattacaaacctccatccatagttctctgtctaccagatctaatcctttgaatctattcatcacctccactataatcataagggatttgattcaggtcgtGCCtacatggtctagtggttttccctactttcttcaattttgcaataaggagctgatgatctgagttacagtcagctccaggtcttgtttttgctgattgtcaaaagcttcttcatcttccgctgcaaagaatataatcaggctgatttcagcattgaccatgttgtgatgtccatgtgtagagtcttctcttgtgttgttggaagagggtgtttgccactggaccactggggacgTCCCCTCAACTCAGTGGGCGGTGGTTAAAGAGGGAAGGgccaggggagggctggggagaaaCCGACTGGGCGCTGACAGGGGGCGGAGCTTGCATAGAAACATCAGGCCGTTTTGAGAGGCTGTGGGAAGGGGAACTGAGTAAATGCGCGGGGTCAAGGCTGGAGGATCCCAGAGGTAGCACCCTGGGTCGGGTGAGGCGGGTCGGGGGCAGGTCGGGGGCAGGGGGGGGTGTCCACAGATGCTGCCAGGGAGGGGCCAGTGGACAGAGAATAGTAGGTAGTGGCCTGGGCAAGCTGGAGCGCGAATCCCTCGTGTTTAACCCTATTATATCCCACAGAGGGCTTCAGAGGCTGGGAGGTGGAGCACGGCGGGAATGGCTGGGCCGTGGAAAAGAACCTCATAATGATGCCGGGAGCTCCTTCCCAGACCTGCTTCGTGACTTCGTTCGAGTGAGTGGCCTTTGATCACTGGGGCGAGGGAGGGGGAACCCTACCCTACGGTCCTCATCCTCACCCTCACCCACTTTCACACTCTCCTTCCCACATGCATGTATTCAGTCATTCGACAAATAATTGTTAGGCTTTTGAATTCCCTCTTGTCAGTTACCTGTTCCTATTTTTAAtacttactttatttatttagttggctgcatcagggcttagttgtggcatacaaactctcagttgcagcatgtgggatctagttccctgaccagggatcgaacccaggtcccctgccctgggagcatggagccttagccactggaccatcagggaagtccctgcctgttcatatttttattaaggtTGATGTCTTATTCTCGTTGATATACAAGAATTCCTTGTATATTCTAGATGTCAGTTCCTTGTTCATTCTGGATGTTACATAAAATCTCCCACTCTACCATACGAATTAAGTGTGTCCATGGCattctttgttattttcatatgatcaaattcatcttttttgctttagaatttgtttttttaattttgtttaaaaaaatccttccctccccttagATCCTAATAGTGTTCTCTACTACTCTTTTCTAGTAACCTCatagttttatcttttacatttagatctttaatccacctTTGAATGTGATGTTCGGTAAGgatccagttttttctttttccctctataTACTAagccagttttcccaacaccatgtACTAAAGAATCCTTCCTTTCCCCATGGAATGTCAGCACCACCTCTATCATTTATGAAGTTCCCATACATAGCTtgtggaaggaaatagcaacccactccagtattcttgcctggagaatcccaaggacagaggagcctagtgggctgccatctatggggttgcacagagtcggacacaactgaagcgacttagcagcagcagcagcatacataacCAGGTCTGTCCTTGAGCACTCTGTTCTGGTCAGTTTATCAGTTCTCATGATAAATCACTATTTCTGTTATTATGGCACATTGAAATTCAAGGAGAAGGACTGTTTACAAAGGTACAGACAGAACGCAAGAGATACTGCAGGACCCTAGGCTAGGGGGAAGGGAGGTAACAGTTATCGAAATATGATGACAGAGAAAGCTGGGAGGAGAGAGCACTGTGGAGAGGGTGCTTTCTTGGAGAGACACAAAGTCCCACTATGATCCCTTGGGAGGGAGCCAGGAGAATAAATACTCTGAGTCCACTCTCTTCTCCCTCTATCTCCTGCTAAAGCTTCCCACTGACTGACCCAACAGGAAGTAGAGGGGGAGGGAGACCCTTCCATACAAGCAACACAATCTTAGACGGGGGGCGGCGCCTCTTGGATCAAGAGAAGACCTCAGAACTCTCGCTCAGCTGTCTGCTATGGTGTGCCTCTGTTTGCATTCATGTTCTGGTCCCCACACATATAAGGGGCAAGCCTGCATACGGCCCGGCCTCCTGGCGGCCACAGCGGAGTGAGTGATGGAGGGGAATCTGAGAGGCCAGCGGGGATGCCCACAGCCCATCATACGTCTTGTCTGCTAGAGCAGCCCAAAGGGGCTGCTTCAGACAGGGTAGTCAGGggaggcttccaggaggaggtgatTTCTGGGCTGTGATTTGAATGATGGAACTCTTGGCCCTCCACCGTGCATTATCCCCCTCTTCCTAGATGGTGCTTTAAGAGGCAGCTTGTGGACTTGGTGATGGAAGGGGTGTGGCAGGAGTTGCTCGACAGCGCCCAGATCGAGATCTGTGTGGCCGACTGGTGAGTGAAGAGTGGCAACCTgcccgcacccccaccccagtggaGGTGGCAGTTCTACAGAAGGGGCTCATTTCACACCCTGTCACCCCCACGGGCTGGCACTGCTACTGTGCCCCTTCACAGTGAGGCTGAAAGAAGGGAAGCTATGCTCTCAAAGTAGCAGAGCCAGGGAGGGACGGACCTTTGGCGAGCCCAGGCTCTGGCTCCACCCCAGGAACATCCAGGCTCCTCCCCCAAATTCTGGctccaccccaggctcctcccccaAACTCTGGCTCCGCCCCAGGAAtacccaggctcctcctccaggctctgGCTCCACCTCAGGGGCACCTAGGCTCCTCCCCCTAGGTTCCCAGGCCTGGCATCATCAAAGCTCCTGGAGGCCAGAGACCTAAGTGGGTAGCAGAGACGTGAAGGCTCACCACCACCTGGCAGGTGGGGTGCCCGGGAGAACTGCGGCTGCATCTACCGGCTTCGGGTCCGCCTCCTGGACGTGTATGAAAATGAAGTGGTCAAGTTCTCAGCCTCACCCAACCCGGTCCTTCAGTGGACTGAGAGAGGCTGCCGACAGGTGGGTCCAGACCGCCTTCCACACCACCCTTGCCCTGTCCAGAGGCACACCCACTTCTCACCCTGCTCAAATTCGGTTCTCAGTTCTCAGCACCACTACCTGTATCTGTAATAACAACAGCTAACAATTATTGAGCCCTTATTACAGGCCTGTCCAAAAGTTTTACCCATTAATTCATTAGCACAATGGCCTAGTTATTCaatagacatttattgagcacctactgtatactgGGCACTGCTGTAGTTGCTTGGAATGCAGTGATGAACCAAAATCCTTGCTCCATCACCATTCtacagttggggaaactgaggggcGGAAGTGACACCCAAACTAAAGCATGCAGGGCTTGATTCAAAGCCACAACGGCTCCTGAGCCTAAGCTGTCACGGTCATCATACCTCACTTATCAAAGTAACCTTTTAGGTGGTCTTCTGGTCAATTCCTGATCTCCTCCCTCCAACACCAACCCAACACACAGACTCAGCATCTAGAAAGCTATTAAAAAGTGAAtccaaaaaaaaagtgagtcaGACCGCGGATTTCACCTGCCTGTAACCATCCCACGGATACATCTCAGAACAAAAGCCAATGTCCTATCATGCAGTTATGAAAAGGAGTGAAGTGCAGATTCACACTTCAACATAGGTGAGCCATGGAAACATTGTGCTAAATGAAAGAGGTCAGACacaaaggccacatattgtataTAGCATTTATAGGAAATTTCCAGAATAAGCAAAGCCATAGAGATacatgcaaagagccaactcactggaaaagactgatgctgggaaagactgagggcaggaggagaaaggggcgacaaaggatgagagggttggatggcatcaccaagtcaatgcacatgagttcaacaaactccaggagatagttaaggacagggaagcctgacatgctgtagtccatggggttgcagagtcagacatgacttagtgactgaacaacatagagacaaaaagcaggtagattagtggttgccagaggacagagggagggaggaattggAAATGACAGCTAATGGATTTGAGGTTTTTTCCTGGGGTGATGAGATGTTCCAGatttagatagtggtgatggttacataacATTAcaaatatgccaaaaaaaaaaaaaaaatacagaattgtAGTCTTAAATGGTACATGTTAGGTGAATTTGAATTtcagctcaatttaaaaaattacaaaagataaaaagccagaagcaagggacttccctgtggttaagactctgtgcttccactacaggagGCATAAGTTCCATCCcaggtgggggaactaagatcccacaagccaagtggCATGgccccaaaaaattaaaagccagaAGCCAAAGTCCTTCTGGGCCCCATCTCAAATGCCCCACACAATCTGCCCACTGCCTCCTTGACCCCATTCCCTACTCCTCTCACTCTGCTCGAGGCATGCTGCCACCTCAGGGCTTTTGCACTGTTCCTCCGTCTGGACCACTCTTCCTCCAGATCCCCACCTCCaccaggtctctgctcaaatgtcatctcaGTGCAGCCCTTGCTTATTCATTTTACAACCCCACCCACTTGCAGAATTTCCTCCGCCCTTTCCCCCTTCTGTCTTCAGCGTCAGAGCCTAGACTCTCAGCttcaccagatttttttttttttttttttttgcagcaatgggtcttcattgctgcacaaaggcttttctctagttgcagcgagtgggggttactctccagttacagtgcacagacttctcacgaaggcttttctctagttgcagcgagtgggggttactctccaGTTACACTGCACAGACTTCTCACGAAggtgtttctctagttgcagcgagcaggggttaCTCGCCAATTACAGTGTACAGACTTCTCAcgaaggcttttctctagttgcagcgagcgggggttACTCTCCAGTTACACTGCACAGACTTCTCACGgcggtggcttcttttgctgCAGGGAACAGGCTCTAGGTTGTGTGggttcagcagcagcagcacacgggcttagttgccctagggcatgtgagatcttcccagacctggggtcgaacccgtgtcccctgcattggcaggcagattcttaaccactggactagaaGGAAGTCCCAGGATGAGCTCTTTGGGCTGCTTTCTTCGTTGCTATATCCCCAGCGCCTGGAGCAGGGTCAGATGATGGTGACGATCTGTCAAGGAGGCGGAAGAGGAGCCCCTGGAGTctcactccctccctctccttccccacgcAGGTCTCCCACGTCTTTACCAACTTTGGCAAGGGTATCCGCTACGTGTCTTTTGAGCAGTATGGAAGAGACACGCGTTCCTGGGTGGGGCACTACGGCACCCttgtgacccactccagtgtgagGGTCAGGATCCGCCTGTCCTAGCTAACCAGCCTGCCCCGGGCTTCCAAGACAGACTGTCATCTGCCGGACGCTAACATCAATCAAGGGCGGCTTTTGCAGCCAAGAGCCAGAGGATGCCTGGGGAAAGGGGCGGGGAGGTCCCGTGTGGCCTGTTCCCGGCACCCTTCCAGTGAACCCCATTTGCTGCTGCTTCAGCCAaggaaccagggatccaaccaggctGGTCACTTGCTTCCCCAGGGCAGTGTCAAAGGGTAACTCAGAGACCTGTACTATACTTGTAAATTTCTTTCTCACGTCTGTGGTTATCagttgatggtggtttagtcaccaagtcgtgtccaactcttgcgaccccgtggactgtagcccaccaggctcctctgtccatgggatttcccaggcaaggatactggagtggattgccatttccttctccaggtgatctttctgacccagggatcaaacccacatctcctgcattgcaggtggattctttagtgactgagccaccagggagaccctaTCAGtcaatgtgttagttgctcagtggtgtccgagtctttgtgaccccatggactgtagcccaccaggcttctacgtccatgggattctccaggtaagaatactggagtggattgccatccccttctccaggggatcttcccaacccagggatcaaacccactgagtcaaaaaaaaaagaccaaaccCTGGTTAAAAACAGAGGAATGCTGCTGACAATCCTGGACAAGGACTCTTGTCAGCATGTTTTGGGGGTAAGGCAATTGCTGGCAGGGAGCAGGGATTGTCCTCGGGGGGACCAACAGGGGCCTCAAAGGGAACCCATTCTCTTGTTTGGGGGAATCTCTGGGACTCAGGAGTGGGGCCCATGCAAGCTCCTCCAGCACTGCACCCAACAGCACCTCTCCTCTGAGCCATACAGGtgccatttctttcagaattcctAAGGCCCAGTCTGCACTGACCCCCAAATTGTATCCTCtactcccacctcctgcccctgcATTGGGGCAGCCCGCCTTCTGCCAAGGCGACAGCCTCCTTTTCTCCATACTTGAGCCCACTTGGAGATGGACTCCGGAAGCAAGGCTCCCCTGGTGTCTCCCAGTTTCCCTAGCTGAGTGCAGCTGACAAGCTAGCTTAATAAAAAATTAGTGCAGAGTGTGAGGTGATGGGGGATTTTATCTGTAATTGATATGCTTGTCTGCCCCCAGCTATGAACCTAAAAAGCCATGTGGGATAGTTCCAatagtgagaacctcaggtgtgCTAAATGCCATGCAAGAAGTGGGTGAGCTTCAAGAACACAGATGGGCCACAAGGACTCAGCCAGCTGCTGATCAGGTGATCAGGTGAGGTCCGCATCACTCTTGGTGCCATTTTCCAAGGGAGGAAATGGAGCCAGACTGGGGAACAAATATACCCGGAGTCACAGAACAAGGAAGAGGTGgaggcaggatttgaatccaggtgtgtgtgtctgagcaGAGCTGTGCACACCATTCAATCCCACCAACACCCCTTTGTCGCCAACATTACAATTACTGctacttttcagatgaggaagcttGACAGGAGGACTTTCATGTCCAGGCTCTTGGCCTGAAGGAAGGGGAACTGAACCTCAGCGCTGCCCACCTGATTCCAAAGCTTGTAACAGAGCAGTCACTGCATGTGCTATTATACACATAAAGCATCTGGTTTAATCTTCACCAAATCCAACAGAGGGGATActgccagctgagctatttttttctggtgaaggaaactgaggccagaggggATGACCAGTTTCGAAGACCGCAAAGAGGGTGAATACCACGTAAGAGGGTTCATGTCACAACCTTGAGGGCTGGGGTCTTTATTGCAACACCTCCCCAGTAGATGGCAGTACAGAGTCTTGTCCCAGCAGAAGCAGTTGCTGGTGCCAGCATGGAAGCCAAGGGTGCTGGGAGAGGGATGCCCAGGACCCCAAGGGTCAAGGGTCCACTAGGCTGGGCTTTGAA encodes:
- the FBXO17 gene encoding F-box only protein 17, encoding MGARPSRRRRLPVEPPIALDALPPELLVQVLSHVPPRALVMRCRPVCRAWRDVVDGPTVWLLQLARDRSAEGRALYAVAQRCPPNSEDEEEFPLCALARYCLRAPLGRNLIFNSCGEQGFRGWEVEHGGNGWAVEKNLIMMPGAPSQTCFVTSFEWCFKRQLVDLVMEGVWQELLDSAQIEICVADWWGARENCGCIYRLRVRLLDVYENEVVKFSASPNPVLQWTERGCRQVSHVFTNFGKGIRYVSFEQYGRDTRSWVGHYGTLVTHSSVRVRIRLS